The sequence taaatagccatccatacaagaggagaagacacaagacttgctacaagctacatagcctattctcccaggctctctttctctccagcaaaaggccaagtcttccaagtctagttctacaagcatatattgttgttactaaaaagctctctgacactttatatttcaatcctacctgtgagcctttgtcaaatttatgagagttccctcaaaccttgttggttaaacactagagtggaacctagagcctaaaattgtatcccttaccttgtgaggttgtaaaaagtttaagggtgacttgtaaaaaccctctgtgagttgttggtttcttgaggaaactatttatcctagtggatttgaaaatcctaagcaagggtgcttaggtagtagacgtaggagggtgctccgaactactataaatcatcgtgtgctttactttttgcttgtttattgttttgcatgctttgattatttacttgttcaatactgccattcataattcttgatcattcgattatcttgtgataattttgggtgacttgaatttgaaagttcatttctctactcaatactagcaaaatcaaatctgcccattttgtgtttatattggtcaaaacttttctaagcattctaatattgatattctgaactattttcataatctggtacttattatgctctaatttcagttggttgatggtttagagttaaagcttgattttcggttcatatctaaatatattgttcttaatattgatatttcagcccctttaacctactttatgaaattctgaattagtgtgttgatttcttgaatcctagcatcttatatcatatatattcgtttatatacatcttatatagttgtgttctacttgccctatcattttggattaagatattgcatctgaaactgaaattgatttgaaccggttagggctatactagtaaagaccaacttctgtactttgtgtctttgtttttgtggtctattttctgtttaaaagtaaggggattcccagttggaatttggggacacaattcaccccccccccctcttgtgtcgcctaggtcctacaattggtatcggagcaaggactAGCTAGAAATTAGAATTAACACTCTACTAGCGTAAATGGCATTCACAACATCTCATGGTGAGGCTGAAGGTCTCTCTATGAACAGACctccatttttcaatggaaaagactatggtttttggaaaactagGATGAGAATTTTTATAAGATCAATTGACTTAGATTTATGGGATGTAATAGAGTATGGTCCACATAGGCCTAAGAAGAAATCAGGAGACACGCTTGTCgataaagaaagaagtgaatGGACAATGGAAGATAAGAAATTGGTTAGTCTAAATGATAGAGCTGTAAACATCTTACATTGTGCATTAATTAGAgctgaatttgatcatatttcaACTTGTAAAAGTGCTAGGGAAATTTGGTGCATGCTAGAGCTTAAACATGAAGGAACTAGTCAAGTAAAGGATACTAAGATAAATATGCTTGTACATGACTATGAATTGTTTAAGATGAAACCAAATGAATGCATTTCTGATATGTTTGCTCGTCTAACCACCATTTGTAATGAATTGCAAAGTCTTGGTAAAGTGTACTCAAATGCAGATAGAGTTCAAAAGGTACTAAGGAGCTTACCAAAGACATGGAAAGACAAAGTCACCGCAATCCAAGAGGCAAAGGACTTGCAGACCTTGAAGTTGGAGGAACTCATTGGGAGCTTAATGACACATGAGATTGAGCTAAAGAAgtatgaagaagaggatgagacACCTAGAAGAAAAGGAATAGCACTTGCTGCTAATTCGGATAGCTCaagtgatgaagatgaggagacacaaattgcaagaaatttcaGAAAGTTTATGAAATTTCAGAAGCAAGGAGGCTTCAAGAGAAAGGGTAACTTTAAGGGTAAGAAAAATGAACTAACATGTTTTAGATGTGGCAAAACAGGTCACTTGATTGCTGAATGCCCAAAACCTTCAAAGAAGAAGtttaaaggaaaaggaaagaaagagaagaaggccTTTAAAGCTACATGGGATAACACTAGCTCAGATGGCTCATCaagtgaagaagaggaagatcacACAGCCAAATTGTGTTTAATGGCAAAATTGGCTGAAGTCTCATCTAGTCAAGATGAGGTAGTAAGTGTTTCTGAATCTCAATGTTTTGATTCATTATCTGATGCATATGCTCAATTATGTGAATTTCATGAATCTCTAATGCTTAAATACAAGCTAGCTAAAAAGGAAATTTCTAgactaaagaaaattgaaaaggtgCATCTGCATGATTGTGTAGAATTGAAGACTAAGCATGATGATTTAGATATTACATGTAATGATCTTGCTGGTAATATTGATGATCTTGTGATGGAAATTGAAGCACTTAAAGAACACACATGTCAAGGCATAACTGATTTACAATTACAAAAGTTACGTGAATTTGATGAAATGCAAGAAAGAGTAAAAGAGTTAGATAGTGAAATACTGTCTTGGGAAGAGTATGAATCCAAAATGCTTGATAAACTCACAAATTTGAAATCTGAAGTAGAAAATCTAAATGAAAAGAACAAATTGCTTGAAATGAAATTCTCACAATTTTGTACAAGTTCTGAAAAATTGGATTTgctattttcttctcaaaggcatTATTTGGATAAGAGTGGAATTGGATATGATCCAATGAAGCTAAATGAGAGTCTAAGTGGCACAAGTGCCATGGGTAGAACCTCTATTGTGGCTGCCCAAAGGGCCAAGCTCCTAAGAGCTAGGGTTTCACACCCAAGGCCAGGTGtatttaaattgaaaaggtattgggtacctaaaggcatgagaaatgatgatataaatgcttATGTTGAATCTATGTATGGTGTGCATATTATTGCTAATGtgactaaccctaaaggatccaaggtttggatacctaagcttcattgattttattttaaaggTATGCTTAAAAACAGAATTCAAGAGTGGAGAATGGTATCTTGATAGTGGATGTTCTAGGcatatgactggaaatccaaCCATGTTCACTACCTTCACTAAAAAGAAACATGGTGGAAACATCACATTTGGAGATAACTCCAAAGGTAGAATTCTTGGAAATGGTTCCGTAGGTAATTCTTCCTTTGCCATAGATGGTGTGCTGTATGTGAGTGGTTTATCATTTAATCTCATTAGCACTAGTCAACTAGCTGATAAAGGATTTGTGGTAAAGTTCAAAAAGGACAAATACTTGATTAAAAATAAGTTAAAAGAGTTGGTAGTTGCTGGTTCTAGAAGTGGCAATGTGTATGTTATTGATTTTGAATCTTTAAGTAGTAGtttaacttgtttgattgcttctaGTGATTGTGCATTACATTgacatagaagattaggtcatattggCATGTCAACTTTGAGAAAATTTGCATGCTAGAAATCTGGTATGAAGCTTACCTAGGTTGAAATTTAACGAAAATCATATATGTGATGATTATTCTGTATATataaggaaaataataaaataatcattATTTCATATTCTTAAGATCAAGAGTGATATTGATATGTCTTGTTCTTAAATTTTAATGGTATAACTCTTGGTTAAGTCTTTTGTGCATAGTAAAAAGAAACAGGTTTTAAGAAACTTGCTCCACAATCTTGAGAGGTATTGATGCAAGCCATGAGAACATTCACATGAACAAGGTGTTCAAAGCTTCAAGTGTTCAAGCTAAGTAAATAAGATGCAAAGTGGACAAAAAGAGCATATGGAAACTATAGAATCAGCTAGTGCCATACTACACCCAAAAGAAGCAAACCTTTGAAGATACATCTTATGAGGTTTCAGCTAGATCAACAAGGGGTTCCTATGGTCAACTCTAAAGCCTTATTCTATCTTTAATATGGTACATTGCATGAACTATTTGATTCCATGAGTTGCTTGATTACATGAAATGATTGATTGCATATATGAAATGGTTGACGTCATTGTGTCAAATAGAATgattttgataatatatatgtCTTTGATTGAATTGCTTGAGAGTTTTAAAATTTGAGTCTAAAATGATCCATCTATAAAAATGGCATTGAAAAGAGATCTATGGGAGTTTAGTATAGGTTACTCAAAATGAATATGGCTTACTTTGAAGATTATAACTTGGGTAAGTTTAATCCGAAAAGAGACATTGTGCATAAAAGTTGATGTCATTGAATTCTTGATATCTTTGATTGATTaatcccatttttttttatcaaattgttATGACTAATTCTCTGCATCATTCAAGGGGGAGTTGTGTTCTCACATGTGAAAGGAAACTTTGGAACTAATGTCAAGGACCATATATTTGGTCACTATGCTCGTTTGatgaaatatatgtttttgaacTTATTTTAAAGAACTTGAATGATATATAGCATGTTATAGATGCTCCATGGTTAATTGAAAAGTGAGCTACAGTTGGCATCAAATGCTATTGTGATTTCAATTGATGTGTGAATCATATGCATGATTTTAGGGGGAGCATTGCATAAGAACCCTTTTCGGGTAAGATAGTTGAGTTTTGAAAAATGCAGTTTCATCCCACATACTTACATGGCATCATTTGTGTAAAATTGTGCATTCATGGGCTGACTACTTCCTTTTTTATTGataacaaaaagggggagagaattgatgatgtaGAAAGTGCATTAGTTGTATTAGTTCGTAAGTTAAGGAGGAGAGTGcataattttttgacaaaatatggGAATGAGTGAAGCATGAAATAAGGGGTGAGCTTAGTGCCCTTAAAGGCTTAGTACATTTCATGCATTCAAGTTTGGTATCAAATTCAATAATTATCAAATAGCTTTCTACATGCtaggttttgtaatcatcaaaaagggggagattgttggaccaaaggtcctatattttttgttttgatgattgtatcatgctatgctatttgattacatgatctttgtgatgaatttgatggtaaattgattgaatttgagacttctcttaattggtttttcattcaagtgttttaaaactagttgtgaactcaacgatcgtttttatatcaaataacatctaaatgagctgaatttttacagagacattaattacatcataaggaacattttgcatgaaggaatgaataacaaattccgccgtttagtagctgaaaagctgtgccctagttcatatccgaaaattatgtttatatgtcttaattgagtgcttatgtgactaaatgatatttgtttgagctggaaacttatatgtacataagtccatatatattatgatgttatatgctcaaattttgattatttgaatgattatttgaactcaactaacctatggttcaagcatgaagctcaaatgagcttacaagcatatcttaaggtttttcaggttaagacaagagttgtagtaatccggctgtccaagaatagtcttgtaagacttaggacaagctatgaaaatcctaagcactcttgcaaatccactagaaggtgaatgttgaaaatgttcatttcagacaaggtgtgtccaattaggacaagctgtgtcaatttcagacaagcactttatggagagtatttggtggagatttcaacaaactacattcaaaatttaaagagaggattcgaaattcaaagttggagattcgaaattctaaattcaaaatcaagtcaaggttgttgcatgattttcaaaatttagtgtacaagaacaagaatgtggcaaggttcaagatgtgttgctgtattttttgaagatcaaaatcaaagtttgttgcaacttatgaggagataaccaagagagagattcaagcccttgaaatcaaattttcaaagttgaagttgaggagatatcttcaaaggagctttgattggctgaaatttgaaagaagatgaagccaatttcaaaagtcatgttggtaaagatctcattcaagtcaaaatggagctgttatgatcaagtggttgcatttcttcaacaagagacttaaatggatgaaaatcttgggtgaacatggccaagtatgttgtctacattcaaagacaagagattgatacatttgaatggaggaaatcaagtttgttaGCATAGAGGTtgttgcactataaaaggagaatatcaagtttgttttcaaaaactatattcaaattcaaagttcaagtgaagatgagaagatcaagggatgctctcaactatctctacttggctttcctataaatagccatccatacaagaggagaagacacaagacttgctacaagctacatagcctattctcccaggctctctttctctccagcaaaaggccaagtcttccaagtctagttctacaagcatatattgttgttactaaaaagctctctgacactttatatttcaatcctacctgtgagcctttgtcaaatttatgagagttccctcaaaccttgttggttaaacactagagtggaacctagagcctaaaattgtatcccttaccttgtgaggttgtaaaaagtttaagggtgacttgtaaaaaccctctgtgagttgttggtttcttgaggaaactatttatcctagtggatttgaaaatcctaagcaagggtgcttaggtagtagacgtaggagggtgctccgaactactataaatcatcgtgtgctttaccttttgcttgtttattgttttgcatgctttgattatttacttgttcaatactgccattcataattcttgatcattcgattatcttgtgataattttgggtgacttgaatttgaaagttcatttctctactcaatactagcaaaatcaaatctgcccattttgtgtttatattggtcaaaacttttctaagcattctaatattgatattctgaactattttcataatctggtacttattatgctctaatttcagttggttgatggtttagagttaaagcttgattttcggttcatatctaaatatattgttcttaatattgatatttcagcccctttaacctactttatgaaattctgaattagtgtgttgatttcttgaatcctagcatcttatatcatatatattcgtttatatacatcttatatagttgtgttctacttgccctatcattttggattaagatattgcatctgaaactgaaattgatttgaaccggttagggctatactagtaaagaccaacttctgtactttgtgtctttgtttttgtggtctattttctgtttaaaagtaaggggattcccagttggaatttggggacacaattcaccccccccccctcttgtgtcgcctaggtcctacaaaatgaagatatagaatgaagcctaataggtgctggaaatcagattgtgcaagtaagaaaatggctcttgaggaaatgataagaatctggtaagaaaggctcaagagtaacaataaagctttacttggctagtgtgtatgatctctcttcaaaatcaagtatgtaatcaaggaatgaatgagtgaaagaatgaaagcttagaagatgaagaacactagagagagagagtgtaattttcggccaagtgtggagaaccaagaaactagtgtttgctttatagtaaaaatgaagtgatggtctcttgaaatttcagccattggatttggaagataaaatcatggcctttagatgaatatagacgttagagacacactaATTGACTTTAGAGAAAGGTTTGtcctttaggtggagtaaatcatggcttttggatggatatagactttagaggccaccttgaaagatacaacaattgacttgagaaaagttcatcttttaggtggagtaaatcatggttttgaatggatatagactttagaggcatcttgaaagatacaaccattgacttgagaaaagtttgtctcttaggtggagtaaatcatggcctttggatcaaatgaagattcaattttggccataggatgtaaagtaggagagataagaataaagcttgaatctttggccattggattaaaatgtgattttgatgtagagagaatatgatccattggatgtggagtgtcttggtgggaaagagaaatggttttgaaataaagcttcccacacatgtgaagagaaaaacttgtcataagacttgttgtacctcttgtctcctcctttcaaattaacttttccttctcttctcttttggctccaagtcttctagttaagatgtaactatggttaacttgtcttctttgccatgtcatcaatgccatgtcattaatgccatgtcaacaatgccatgtcagctgccacgtcacgtccgtcgattctgactttgactagaaagttaattttacttcaattaatcccaattaagctccaagacatctttggcaaaacttgacttatgttgaccacgaaattgactttcttaatcatggttgacactgattaagccttcactaatgttggtcaaggatgacattaggaccaatttacgttttggtcaccctacacacaaatcatactcaagacatgctatgtaaacccttttagggtttcttgcaattagtccacgttagttcaataatcaaatcatcaaataagcacaattgaactagtttaatataagtcttgaattcctaaactaatcaagtaggcatatgcacctaggtttctcaatacaatcaatagatcaaagttcaatcaaaacatgccgttgtaatcactcaaacatatattcaacaagacgtgcttttcacttttttgtgcaatttgaaacataactcggtctattcgcttctttatccattgaaaccttgtacgaaagctaaattagcaagttagacttctaagggcaataaatggagtacaacggtccactttgaagctttggaattgctcaactctctccatagacgtgcttttcacgtttttgtgcaatttgaaacataactcggtctattcgcttctttatccactgaaaccttgtacgaaagctaaattagcaagttagacttctaagaacactcaatggagtacaacagtccactttgaagctttggaacattgaaaccttgtacgaaagctaaattagcaagttagacttctaagggcaataaatggagtacaacggtccactttgaagcgttggaattgctcaactctctccatagacgtgcttttcacgtttttgtgcaatttgaaacataactcggtctattcgcttctttatccattgaaaccttgtacgaaagctaaattagcaagtgagacttctaagggcaataaatggagtacaacggtccactttgaagctttggaattgctcaactctctccatagacgtgcttttcacgtttttgtgcaatttgaaacataactcggtctattcgcttctttatccattgaaaccttgtacaaaagctaaattagcattttagacttctaagaacaataaatggagtgcaacggtccactttgatgctgtggaattgctcaactctctccatagtcgtgcttttcacgtttttgtgcaatttgaaacataactcggtctattcgcttctttgtccattgaaaccttgtacgaaagctaaattagcaagttagacttctaagggcaataaatggagtgcaacgtgttgaatatatgtttgagtgattacaacggcatgttttgattgaactttgatctattgattgtattgagaaacctaggtgcatatgcctacttgattagtttaggaattcaagacttatattaaactagttcaattgtgcttatttgatgatttgattattgaactaacgtggactaattgcaagaaatcctaaaagggtttacatagcatgtcttgagtatgatttgtgtgtagggtgaccaaaacgtaaattggtcctaatgtcatccttgaccaacattagtgaaggcttaatcagtgtcaaacatgattaagaaagtcaatttcgtggtcaacataagtcaagttttgccaaagatgtcttggagcttaattgggatcaattgaagtaaaattaactttctagtcaaagtcagaatcgacggacgtgacgtggcagctgacatggcattggtgacatggcattgatgacatggcaaagaagacaagttaaccatagttacatcttaactagaagacttggagccaaaaagagaaggaaaagttaatttgaaaggaggagacaagaggtacaacaagtcttatgacaagtttttctcttcacatgtgtgggaagctttatttcaaaaccatttctctttcccaccaagacactccacatccaatggatcatattctctctacatcaaaatcacattttaatccaatggccaaagattcaagctttattcttatctctcctactttacatcctatggccaaaattgaatcttcatttgatccaaaggccatcatttattccacctaagagacaaacttttctcaagtcaattgttgtatctttcaagatgcctctaaagtctatatccatccaaaagccatgatttactccacctaaaagacaaacttttctcaagtcaattgttgtatctttcaaggtggcctccaaagtctatatccatccaaaagccattatttcttcctaccaaaaaagacttgttgtaatcattttcacacttctctaagcttTCTAatgtctataatgatccaagggtccatatctttcatatcaatccaatggccctcatttcatgagcttacactccacaatttctataaaaactaactctttgtctatggtgcatagacttggccaaaaattactctttctctcttaagtgttcttcatctctcaagctttcattctctcactcattcattccttgattacatacttgattttgaagagagatcatatacactagccaagcaaagctttatcgttactcttgagccgttcaaatatgattttcatcatattctcaagagtcatttcctttgtgatataatctggtttccagcacttctaaggctacattcat comes from Tripterygium wilfordii isolate XIE 37 unplaced genomic scaffold, ASM1340144v1 ctg63, whole genome shotgun sequence and encodes:
- the LOC119994964 gene encoding uncharacterized protein LOC119994964, encoding MAFTTSHGEAEGLSMNRPPFFNGKDYGFWKTRMRIFIRSIDLDLWDVIEYGPHRPKKKSGDTLVDKERSEWTMEDKKLVSLNDRAVNILHCALIRAEFDHISTCKSAREIWCMLELKHEGTSQVKDTKINMLVHDYELFKMKPNECISDMFARLTTICNELQSLGKVYSNADRVQKVLRSLPKTWKDKVTAIQEAKDLQTLKLEELIGSLMTHEIELKKYEEEDETPRRKGIALAANSDSSSDEDEETQIARNFRKFMKFQKQGGFKRKGNFKGKKNELTCFRCGKTGHLIAECPKPSKKKFKGKGKKEKKAFKATWDNTSSDGSSSEEEEDHTAKLCLMAKLAEVSSSQDEVVSVSESQCFDSLSDAYAQLCEFHESLMLKYKLAKKEISRLKKIEKVHLHDCVELKTKHDDLDITCNDLAGNIDDLVMEIEALKEHTCQGITDLQLQKLREFDEMQERVKELDSEILSWEEYESKMLDKLTNLKSEVENLNEKNKLLEMKFSQFCTSSEKLDLLFSSQRHYLDKSGIGYDPMKLNESLSGTSAMGRTSIVAAQRAKLLRARVSHPRPEFKSGEWYLDSGCSRHMTGNPTMFTTFTKKKHGGNITFGDNSKGRILGNGSVGNSSFAIDGVLYVSGLSFNLISTSQLADKGFVVKFKKDKYLIKNKLKELVVAGSRSGNVYVIDFESLSSSLTCLIASSDCALH